The sequence below is a genomic window from Cucumis melo cultivar AY chromosome 5, USDA_Cmelo_AY_1.0, whole genome shotgun sequence.
ATTATACCCTACTCCTCTAATCTTAATCATGGAGGAATAATGTTTGGACAAAAGAAGTAGTacataaaagaatatatttataaattataaaccAAAATGCAGcaaaaatatttaatcatttattAGAAATGGACCAAATTTGaacgtttatatatatatatatatatatatatatatatatatatatatatatatatataaagtaggAATCATCTAAAATATTAATTGAAATGGTCAATGTAGAGTCCTTATCTGTCTCTACCCACCAAAGTATGGGATTTCCTCTGTGCACAAATCTAAATGGTACCAAGTGGGTAGGGCAAAGTATTTGTTGTCTTTCTAGTAGCTAAATTGCCTAAATTTTGTGTCTTTTTCTCTTAGCTTTATTGGAGATATCCATTTCAAAACAAtcttataaaagaaaaagaaaaatcaaaatgtttGTTCTCTTCTATTACATACATAAATAGTTAGTcttcatttaattaaatttggtcTCGACCATGttttcaattcattttttttatgttaaaaaaGTCAAACGATACAAAAACAAACATACCATTCGAATATTTGAAATGTTTTTTGATCGTACAAAGTTGATTTAGTTAACAAACAAAGAATTGTTCGTGCTTTTAACAGCAACCGATATCCAAAACCCATTTGGAGTTTGGGGGAGTGGATTGAGTGTCCCCAAGCAGTGGAACAAAGAAGGGGGAAATGGGAATAGGTAACGTTAATAATGGATACCAAAAGTACAGTATTGGGTTTGGCCGGGGGAGGGGGAAATGTAAAGAAGAGAAGAGGAAAACGGTGTCGTATAGGGGAACAAAGTTAAAAAAGAGTAGAGTGGTAGAAAGGGAAGTATGAATAGATTCCAAGGTGGAAAGGGCCGGGTTTATTGGATCCTGTCCGTTGAATTGAGCCAATCAATATAATAAAAACACACTACATATATATAGCATCCAAAGTTACAATGTCCTTTTTCAAATTAAAgataccctatatatatatatatatatatatatatatatatatatatatgtatgtatacctagaagatatttttatataaatatctTCTCACTCTATTtcatttcttaatttaattgtcCCAAATATTCAACATATAATATAACACCCCAAAATATTGCAAAGGTAAGTGTTTGTGTGTTGCAATTTTGGTTGAAAAATCATGGCCCTACTTAACATATGTCTCCGACTAAAAGTGGTTCAAGTTCTcttatttcaattattatttttaaaaaagttataaaataCGTTTTATGTCGTTACTATAAGTGATCGGATTGATCATAGCCCTAAAACTTCAACGTATTTAAATAGGTTTAATTGTAATGTAGAAATCTAGTCTATAAACTTATAAATTTGCGTCTATATTTGATTCAAGAAATTTAAAGGTGTCTTTTTAAGTTGAATTAAATAGTTTTAGATTTTATAAATCCCTTTAACATTGGATTTAATTGTGTtcggagaaaaaaaaaaaacaattaatacTAAGAAAGCTTTGTGTTTTTTGGATGCATTTTTAACTTGTTATCTTTTCCATGTTGATATAGTGCATTATTGTTGCTATCTTTTCAAGTgtcacattttttcttttttcccaaAATGTGTATCGATGTTTTTTCAACCACTTCACAAGATCTCATTAAATTAGAAAAGTTGATATGATATTACTCGATGAAAAGAAACTTGACATAACGTATCAAAATTTTACATGATGAAAAAATTATTGATTTATTCAATTTTGGATTAATATGATATCTACCTTTCTACTTATGAACATCTTCCCAAGTCATCTTTGTCAAATCAATCTTTATTAATCAAGTTTCAAGAGTAAATTAAGTcgatgatattttgatatataaaataaatagtatatttttttctttttgtgagAGAAAGACaaatagaaattaaacaaaggtatttgaaaacaatttttggtcaaGACATGTATTTATTACAAATActaattttaaagtaaaaatgaagatgataataataatctaatcgtTTAAGCTTATACCCAACAATACAACATATGAACTTTGAAACATGTGACGTGGCACTTACCTTGGTATCATTTCTATAAATACCCAATCTCGCTACTTTAATATTTCTCACTAACTCTTCTTAAAAAATGATCCAATCTTTAAATCTTCTCTGaacaaaatatatatcttttattcAAGATTCAAACTTATAATCTAACTTTCCACTAAATATTTACTTTCTATCTAATGTCTAGTAATTGAttcaaaaattataattaattaaattttacttttaccatactattaaaattaaattaatattatttcactctataatacattttaaaataattaatacaGTGAGTACTTGCATGAAAAACAAGTTTAAAATTGAAGTTAAACTTAAACTTTAAGAATTAATTTGAAACCAAATTAGAAGGATTTGCAACACTTCAATATCTAAGAAAGATATAAAAATTATATCCaaaatttagagagaaaaaaaaaatatatttactcCCAAATTAATTGCtctattatatataaattttgaactttatCTCAATCCAAAAAATTCGTCAATGACCATTGAACTGACAATTTAAAATACAATTTGTTGAACAAAAAGTttagaatttgaaattaaacACATCAAACATTTATTAAAAGCTGTATTAAATTCATaaacaaaatagtaaaacgcaggtgtaaatattaaatatttgtaatttaaaCCAACCCATCAaaaagagagagggagagagaaaaaaaagaattgtaAGGATGGGGATAAAAGAAAGGAAGGGAACGAAAAGAGGTAGTAAAATCAATCAAACTTTGAACTTTAATTCCACGAACAACATCTAAAAGtacccttcttcttcatctctctcaatttcttttgtttctcAACTGAAAACCCACtttgagagagaaagagagatgaaGTTAATATTGACATCATAATTGTAGAATCATCTCAcggtagtaataataataacaaataccATTTTTTTCCCATTCttaaacccccccccccccccccccaaaaaaaaaaaaagtttcagaAATTCAAATGCAATTGTAATGGTGAAGCAACCTGTTGGCCTCTCTAAGGCCACTGTAATAAGCTCCATGTGTGGTGGAATAATGAGTTCTATGAGTTGCTTCACCTGCAAACAGAATCTGTAGTAATGGAGCTTTTGAAGATTCTTCTGTTCTTGGCAATGGCTCTGCCATGGCGTCCAAATCTTCACCGCTTGATCCTACTGCAACGTATGAGTATGAGCCTAGAAACAGAGGATCGCTGCCCCATTGGCTCTTCAAAACCTGGCTGAAGCTGAATTCAATGTTTCGATGGCCGTTCATTTTGTTGCAGCAATTGGAATCTGATTCTGAATTTTCGCTTTCGGATTTCTGAATCAGGAAGTTACTGATCGTTGTTGAAACTCCATTGAtgatttcttcatctttcaGTTTTTCGAGGTGAAGAGCTTCTTCTCCGGCTAACCAAGATAGCAATATGGACGAATTTTGGTAGATTGGTCGAAGAGTGGTGGTTTTTCTCATCCACCATGGTATTTTTTTCCGCCGGAACTTCGAATCCGGCTGGTGAAAAACGAATTTCAGACAAGGAAATTGGTGGGTTCTCTTTAAATCGTGGCCGTTGTCGGTGACCGGAGCTAGGCGGAGAAATAGCTTGTTTACAACGCCGAATCCCAGTCGGGAAATCGCCTCTGTTTTAAAGGAGGGTAAGGGAGGGTGAAACAGAGGTGAAACTGGCTGAGTTCCGGCCTTGAGGACTCCGAGTGAAACGGTGACGATAACATGATCGGCCGAGATGTGGGAGCCGTCGGCAAAATGTAGCGTCACCGGCGTTGGAATATTCCGAGGATCAAGTTCAGGGTGCCATTCGATTTTGGTGACTTTTTTACCCAATTGGACTAAACCAGGAGGAAGAACAGAGGCGATTGATTCGATTACGCTCAAATAGCCTTTGGCGATGGTGATTTCTTCGCCAGGAAACATTTGGTACTCACTTTCTGAGATGAAATCTAACGTGGAGAGGTCGCCTGCGGAGGTGTAAGTTCTTTGGTTGTTTTCATACATGGCGAAAACGGCTTCCTCGAGAGATTTTTGGCTCCATTCTTTACACCCATTAAGCTCAGTTTCGCCATTTTTAGAAACCCAGTACGAATCGAGGCCTTGCCGGAGAAAATCTCCGATGCTCCGTTTGTCATAATTAGCTTGCTGGAGAATG
It includes:
- the LOC103498503 gene encoding probable polyamine oxidase 5, with protein sequence MVVKKAKIVIIGAGMAGLTAANKLYTAEGSKDLFDISVVEGGGRIGGRINTAEFMGERIEMGATWIHGIGGSPIYKIADQIGALQSDQPWECMDGYSGQSTTVAEGGVELSPATVKPISTLFQKLMDFAQGKITGDSNILQQANYDKRSIGDFLRQGLDSYWVSKNGETELNGCKEWSQKSLEEAVFAMYENNQRTYTSAGDLSTLDFISESEYQMFPGEEITIAKGYLSVIESIASVLPPGLVQLGKKVTKIEWHPELDPRNIPTPVTLHFADGSHISADHVIVTVSLGVLKAGTQPVSPLFHPPLPSFKTEAISRLGFGVVNKLFLRLAPVTDNGHDLKRTHQFPCLKFVFHQPDSKFRRKKIPWWMRKTTTLRPIYQNSSILLSWLAGEEALHLEKLKDEEIINGVSTTISNFLIQKSESENSESDSNCCNKMNGHRNIEFSFSQVLKSQWGSDPLFLGSYSYVAVGSSGEDLDAMAEPLPRTEESSKAPLLQILFAGEATHRTHYSTTHGAYYSGLREANRLLHHYNCI